A single Prevotella sp. E15-22 DNA region contains:
- a CDS encoding o-succinylbenzoate synthase, whose protein sequence is MKIDVEERVLHFKQPAGTSRGVYTERRIWLVRMSDGSSVGMGECAPLPDLSCDALEPYIYNKVLGDFCRQVEQTGEIPYEDLRDYPSMLFGLETAMLNLRRGCLLFDTPFAHGVQGIPINGLVWMGSYEEMLQRMEDKLAQGFHCVKLKVGAIDFEHEFDLVKRIRERFSHHEVELRLDANGGFKPEDALYRLELLSQYAIHSIEQPIKQKQWAKMAELCRDAPLSIALDEELIGVNDPEIKRQMLRIIKPAYIVLKPSLHGGMMGCREWIDIAREEGIGSWITSALESNVGLNAIAQFCSEVYGDEITFPQGLGTGQLFTDNIPMPLEIRGDKLWISRNS, encoded by the coding sequence ATGAAGATAGACGTCGAGGAGCGTGTACTCCATTTTAAGCAACCTGCAGGCACAAGCCGTGGTGTCTATACGGAACGTCGTATATGGCTGGTTCGCATGTCCGATGGCTCTTCTGTCGGAATGGGTGAGTGTGCCCCGTTGCCTGACCTGAGTTGTGATGCCTTGGAGCCTTATATATATAATAAGGTGTTGGGTGATTTCTGTCGTCAGGTGGAGCAGACGGGTGAGATTCCTTATGAGGATTTGCGCGACTACCCATCGATGCTCTTTGGACTTGAGACGGCTATGCTGAACCTGCGTCGAGGCTGTCTTCTGTTTGATACACCTTTTGCACATGGCGTTCAAGGTATTCCTATCAATGGATTGGTGTGGATGGGATCTTATGAAGAGATGCTTCAGCGCATGGAGGATAAACTGGCACAGGGCTTCCATTGCGTAAAGCTGAAAGTGGGTGCCATTGACTTTGAGCATGAGTTTGACTTGGTGAAGCGTATTCGTGAACGTTTCTCGCACCATGAGGTGGAGTTGAGACTCGATGCAAATGGCGGCTTTAAACCTGAGGATGCGCTCTATCGCTTGGAGTTGTTGTCGCAGTATGCTATTCATAGCATAGAACAGCCAATTAAGCAAAAGCAGTGGGCTAAGATGGCAGAACTCTGTCGTGACGCTCCATTGTCTATTGCACTTGATGAGGAACTTATTGGAGTAAACGATCCTGAGATTAAACGCCAGATGTTGCGTATCATCAAGCCGGCTTATATTGTGTTGAAGCCTTCTTTGCATGGTGGAATGATGGGCTGTCGGGAATGGATCGATATTGCTCGTGAGGAGGGTATCGGTTCTTGGATTACCTCTGCCTTGGAGAGTAATGTAGGATTGAATGCCATTGCACAGTTCTGTAGCGAGGTATATGGTGATGAGATTACTTTTCCTCAGGGCTTGGGAACTGGTCAGCTTTTTACAGATAATATTCCTATGCCGCTGGAGATTAGGGGGGATAAGCTATGGATCTCGAGGAATTCTTAG
- the rplT gene encoding 50S ribosomal protein L20 codes for MPRSVNHVASRAKRKRILKLTRGYFGARKNVWTVAKNTWEKGLTYAYRDRRNKKRNFRALWIQRINAAARLEGMSYSKLMGALSKAGIEINRKVLADLALNNPEAFKAIVEKVK; via the coding sequence ATGCCAAGATCAGTAAATCACGTTGCATCAAGAGCAAAACGTAAGAGAATCCTGAAACTTACTCGCGGTTACTTTGGTGCCCGCAAGAATGTTTGGACAGTAGCGAAGAATACCTGGGAGAAGGGTCTGACCTACGCTTATCGCGATCGTCGTAATAAGAAGCGTAACTTCCGCGCACTGTGGATTCAGCGTATCAACGCTGCCGCTCGTCTGGAGGGTATGAGCTATTCTAAGCTGATGGGTGCTCTGTCAAAGGCTGGTATCGAGATTAACCGTAAGGTGCTCGCTGACCTCGCTCTGAACAACCCCGAGGCTTTCAAGGCTATCGTTGAGAAGGTAAAGTAA
- a CDS encoding SusC/RagA family TonB-linked outer membrane protein, with the protein MEKRLTAFLVGLFLSLGVTIAQNKISGTVVSQDDGEPIIGATVKVAGSTQGLTTDIDGKFTISVPAGKKLEFSYIGYKPQRLTPKNGMKVTLVSDAKLIDEVVVTGVIKQDKRMFTGSATKIDADKAKLSGMADVSRSLEGRVAGVQVTNVSGAFGAAPKIRVRGATSIYGNSKPLWVIDNVIYEDNVDVSADELSSGDAKTLISSAVAGLNSDDIESFTILKDGSATSIYGARAMAGVIVITTKRGAKGRASVNYTGEFSTRLKPSYRDYNIMNSQEMMGVYKEMADKGWLQIETMANAQNTGVYGYMFQQLRKYDETSGKFGLINTEAARNAYLQEAEFRNTDWFDLLFSSAVTQNHSVSVSNGTEKSQTYLSMSLMNDPGQYVNRSKVRRYTFNANTSYDIRKNLTVKLAAQGSHRSQEAPGSLNQTTDVVTGEVKRDFDINPFSYALNTSRCLDPNINYTRFYTGFNIFDELEYNYNDISVNELMYRGEVEYKPIQTEENSLTLSGLISTRISHTRRHHNVMDKSNQANAYRAGVDATDDNSTVRDNNSLLFTDPEDDLALPVSILPNGGIKYQNDDVMRSYFYRAMAEYRGNFSDKHQINALAGTELSKVRRTANTWTGWGYRYDYGGITDTPYLWMKQMNLENTDYFSENFTQNNTLAFYGQLAYNLMQRYTINGTLRYEGTNRLGKATSSRWLPTWNVSASYDMTSEPFMQQFSSWLSQVKFRGSYSLTADTGPSWVTNATAIYKTRNRWRPTTATREPEIYIYQIANTELTFEKKHEFNIGVDLGFLNNRIALTADVYWRNNFDLIGQTFTQGGGGETFKYANVADMKSNGVELGLSTVNIQNAHFKWTSDLVYSKAKNEITNLKTAGRVVDLVTGTGYGVEGYPVRALFSYQFDGLTSEGLPKVINEKGVSTMGDVNFQETQDITKYLVYEGPTDPTWYGSFNNSFTYTFDKAGKLNLDVFITYSGGNVVRLDPVFRSSYSDLSALPRDFKNRWMAPGDELTTNIPVIASRNQLDRYGSTTLSQAYNAYNYSTARIAKGDFVRLKEVAITYTFPQQWVSKSGFLSNASVKLAATNLCLLYADKNLNGQDPEFVNSGGVASPISKQFTATVRLAF; encoded by the coding sequence ATGGAGAAAAGACTAACAGCATTCTTGGTAGGCCTATTCCTCTCATTGGGAGTTACAATAGCGCAGAACAAGATTTCGGGTACGGTCGTCTCGCAGGATGACGGAGAACCGATTATCGGTGCCACTGTGAAGGTGGCAGGCAGTACACAGGGATTGACTACCGACATTGACGGTAAGTTCACTATTTCAGTTCCAGCAGGTAAAAAGTTGGAGTTTAGTTACATTGGTTATAAACCACAACGCCTTACACCTAAGAATGGCATGAAGGTAACGCTTGTTTCTGATGCTAAACTTATTGACGAGGTTGTTGTTACAGGTGTGATTAAGCAGGATAAGCGTATGTTTACCGGTTCTGCTACGAAAATTGACGCTGATAAGGCAAAGCTTTCAGGTATGGCTGATGTCAGTCGTTCCTTGGAAGGTCGTGTTGCAGGTGTGCAGGTAACCAATGTGAGTGGTGCTTTTGGTGCTGCTCCTAAAATTCGTGTTCGTGGTGCAACATCTATTTATGGTAACTCAAAGCCTCTTTGGGTTATCGATAATGTGATATACGAGGATAACGTTGACGTGTCAGCAGACGAACTTTCTTCTGGTGATGCTAAAACCCTGATCTCATCAGCAGTAGCCGGTCTTAACTCGGATGATATTGAGTCATTTACGATTCTGAAGGACGGTAGTGCTACCTCTATATATGGCGCGCGCGCAATGGCTGGTGTGATTGTTATTACAACCAAGCGTGGTGCGAAGGGTCGTGCTTCTGTTAATTATACAGGTGAGTTCTCTACTCGTTTAAAACCCAGCTACCGTGATTATAACATTATGAACTCTCAGGAGATGATGGGTGTTTATAAGGAAATGGCTGACAAGGGTTGGTTGCAGATTGAGACCATGGCCAATGCACAGAACACAGGTGTTTATGGCTATATGTTCCAGCAGCTTCGTAAGTATGATGAGACCTCTGGTAAGTTTGGTCTTATTAATACTGAAGCAGCACGTAATGCGTATCTGCAGGAGGCTGAATTCCGTAACACAGACTGGTTTGATTTGCTTTTCTCGAGTGCCGTGACTCAGAATCACTCAGTTTCTGTTTCAAATGGTACAGAGAAATCTCAGACTTACTTGTCTATGTCATTAATGAATGATCCTGGTCAGTATGTTAACCGCAGTAAAGTAAGACGTTATACCTTTAATGCCAATACTTCTTATGATATTCGTAAGAATTTGACAGTGAAGTTGGCTGCTCAGGGTAGCCATCGTTCTCAGGAGGCTCCAGGTTCTTTGAATCAAACAACTGACGTTGTTACTGGTGAGGTAAAGCGTGACTTTGATATTAACCCATTCAGTTACGCCTTGAATACTAGCCGATGCTTGGATCCTAATATTAATTATACTCGTTTCTATACAGGCTTTAATATCTTTGATGAGTTGGAGTACAACTACAATGATATTTCTGTGAATGAGTTGATGTATCGTGGTGAGGTTGAGTATAAGCCTATTCAGACTGAAGAAAACAGCTTGACGTTGAGTGGCTTGATTTCAACACGTATCTCTCATACTCGTCGTCATCATAATGTGATGGACAAGTCAAACCAGGCAAATGCTTATCGTGCAGGTGTTGACGCAACTGACGATAATTCAACTGTTCGTGATAACAACAGTCTGTTGTTCACGGATCCTGAAGATGATTTGGCTCTGCCTGTATCTATACTTCCTAATGGTGGTATCAAGTATCAGAACGATGATGTGATGCGTTCGTATTTCTATCGTGCTATGGCAGAATATCGTGGCAATTTCAGCGATAAACACCAAATTAACGCCTTGGCTGGAACGGAGCTTTCAAAGGTGCGCCGTACTGCAAATACCTGGACTGGTTGGGGATACCGTTATGATTATGGTGGTATCACGGATACGCCATATCTGTGGATGAAGCAGATGAACTTGGAGAATACTGATTATTTCAGTGAGAACTTCACACAGAATAATACCTTGGCTTTCTATGGTCAGTTGGCTTATAACTTGATGCAGCGTTATACCATCAACGGTACATTGCGTTATGAGGGAACCAACCGCTTGGGTAAGGCAACATCTTCTCGCTGGTTGCCTACATGGAATGTCAGTGCCAGTTACGACATGACAAGTGAGCCATTTATGCAGCAGTTCTCTAGTTGGTTGTCACAGGTTAAGTTCCGCGGAAGCTACTCTTTGACTGCCGATACAGGTCCTTCATGGGTGACAAATGCTACGGCTATCTATAAAACACGTAATAGATGGCGTCCAACAACTGCTACTCGTGAACCCGAGATTTATATCTATCAGATTGCAAACACTGAGCTTACTTTTGAGAAGAAGCACGAGTTTAATATTGGTGTAGACTTAGGTTTCCTCAATAATCGTATTGCTTTGACTGCTGATGTCTACTGGCGTAATAACTTCGACCTGATTGGTCAGACCTTTACACAAGGTGGTGGTGGCGAAACCTTTAAGTATGCCAACGTTGCCGACATGAAGTCTAATGGTGTGGAACTTGGTCTTTCTACAGTGAATATTCAGAATGCCCACTTCAAGTGGACCTCTGACCTGGTTTATTCAAAGGCTAAGAACGAAATTACTAACTTGAAGACCGCTGGTCGTGTGGTTGACTTGGTAACTGGTACGGGTTATGGCGTAGAGGGTTATCCCGTACGTGCGCTCTTTAGTTATCAGTTTGATGGTCTGACTTCAGAGGGTCTGCCTAAGGTGATTAACGAGAAAGGTGTATCTACTATGGGAGATGTTAACTTCCAGGAGACACAGGATATTACTAAGTATTTGGTTTACGAGGGGCCAACTGATCCAACTTGGTATGGTTCGTTCAATAACTCATTTACCTATACCTTTGATAAAGCTGGTAAGTTGAACTTGGATGTATTCATCACCTATTCTGGTGGTAATGTGGTGCGTCTGGACCCTGTGTTCCGTTCAAGCTACTCAGATCTTTCAGCGCTGCCTCGTGATTTTAAAAACCGCTGGATGGCTCCTGGTGATGAGTTGACAACCAACATTCCTGTTATTGCTTCACGCAATCAGCTTGATCGTTATGGTAGTACAACCCTTTCACAGGCATACAATGCCTATAACTATTCTACGGCTCGTATTGCTAAGGGTGACTTTGTTCGCCTGAAGGAAGTTGCTATTACTTATACTTTCCCCCAACAGTGGGTTTCTAAGAGTGGCTTCTTAAGCAATGCTTCTGTGAAACTGGCTGCCACCAACCTATGCCTGCTCTATGCCGACAAGAATTTGAACGGTCAGGATCCTGAGTTTGTTAACTCTGGTGGTGTGGCATCACCTATCTCTAAACAGTTCACAGCAACCGTTCGTCTGGCTTTCTAA
- a CDS encoding AMP-binding protein — MDLEEFLAEWHSDSPTVLVHTSGSTGKPKPMLVEKRRMEASARITCDFLGLKPGDTALLCMSLDYIAGKMMVVRSLVRGLRLVSIAPCGCPSWDGDINFAAMVPMQVYNLLLTEDGRRRLMAIRHLIIGGGAIDDELAEKLRSFPNAVWSTYGMTETLSHVALRRLNGDEASEWYMPFEGVMLSLTEDGCLVIDAPAVHDGPLVTNDIAELSDKGFRILGRKDNVICSGGIKIQIEEVERILRPHISTAFVITKRADKKFGEQVVLLTESNDMCFVRDVCQRVLPKYWQPRSYLHVDSLPMTETGKPARREAERLATLAIEI; from the coding sequence ATGGATCTCGAGGAATTCTTAGCCGAGTGGCATAGTGATAGTCCTACGGTGCTGGTACACACCAGTGGCTCTACGGGAAAACCAAAGCCGATGCTTGTGGAAAAACGGCGCATGGAGGCTTCGGCGCGTATCACGTGTGATTTCTTAGGACTGAAGCCTGGTGATACGGCGTTGCTTTGTATGTCGCTCGATTATATCGCTGGTAAGATGATGGTTGTTCGCTCGTTGGTTCGTGGATTACGTCTGGTGAGCATTGCACCTTGTGGATGTCCTTCGTGGGATGGCGATATTAATTTTGCGGCAATGGTACCAATGCAGGTGTATAATCTTCTGCTAACTGAGGATGGACGTCGTCGACTGATGGCTATACGACATTTGATTATTGGGGGTGGCGCAATCGATGATGAGTTGGCGGAAAAACTAAGATCATTTCCAAATGCTGTGTGGAGCACGTATGGCATGACGGAGACTCTTTCGCATGTCGCTTTGCGTCGACTGAATGGGGATGAAGCGAGTGAATGGTACATGCCTTTTGAGGGTGTAATGCTTTCGCTAACGGAAGATGGGTGTCTTGTTATTGATGCACCTGCAGTACATGATGGGCCATTGGTAACCAACGATATAGCAGAGCTGTCGGATAAAGGGTTCCGTATCCTTGGACGTAAGGATAATGTTATTTGTTCTGGTGGTATTAAAATCCAAATAGAGGAGGTGGAAAGGATACTACGGCCTCATATCTCAACGGCATTCGTGATTACGAAGCGGGCAGACAAAAAATTTGGTGAACAAGTTGTCTTGCTCACCGAATCGAATGATATGTGTTTTGTGCGAGATGTCTGTCAACGGGTATTACCAAAATACTGGCAGCCGCGTAGCTATTTGCATGTTGATTCTTTGCCGATGACAGAAACGGGAAAGCCTGCTCGTAGGGAAGCGGAGCGCTTAGCAACCCTCGCGATAGAAATCTAA
- the greA gene encoding transcription elongation factor GreA, giving the protein MEYMSQEGYDKLVAELHHLETVELPQVRDAIAEARDKGDLSENFEYHAAKREQGRLLSQIRFRQRVLENARVINKSLLGDGSVGLLCKVEMTNMNTNSRMSYTIVSPHEANLREGKISIKSPIAQALLGKGVGDVVEVRVPAGLMKLRIEGITL; this is encoded by the coding sequence ATGGAATATATGTCACAAGAAGGCTACGACAAGCTCGTGGCTGAACTTCATCACCTGGAAACGGTGGAACTGCCACAGGTGAGAGATGCAATAGCTGAGGCTCGCGACAAAGGTGACCTCAGTGAGAACTTTGAATATCATGCGGCTAAGCGTGAACAGGGACGCTTGCTGAGTCAGATACGTTTTCGTCAAAGGGTCCTGGAAAATGCACGTGTCATCAATAAGTCTCTGCTTGGTGATGGTAGTGTGGGCCTGTTGTGTAAGGTGGAAATGACGAACATGAATACGAATAGTCGCATGTCTTACACCATCGTAAGTCCTCATGAGGCAAACCTCCGTGAAGGGAAAATCTCTATTAAGTCGCCCATTGCTCAGGCTTTGCTGGGCAAGGGTGTTGGTGATGTGGTGGAGGTGCGCGTACCTGCGGGTCTGATGAAGTTGCGCATTGAGGGTATCACGTTGTAA
- the infC gene encoding translation initiation factor IF-3, whose amino-acid sequence MKTDKKQNQYRVNEQIRVREVRIVGESGSTVMPTREALDMARQQGVDLVEISPNANPPVCRLIDYSKFLYQQKKRAKEMKAKQVKVEVKEIRFGPQTDEHDYQFKLKHAKEFLEEGNKVRAYVFFRGRSILFKEQGEVLLLRFANDLEEVGKVESMPSLEGKKMFLYLAPKKAGVAKKSQQARDREAIEAEQKSQKSQAEVDVETPANGGLFANAKISADALKKLTETDE is encoded by the coding sequence ATGAAGACAGACAAGAAACAGAACCAATACCGCGTTAACGAACAGATTCGTGTACGAGAGGTCCGCATTGTAGGCGAGAGCGGATCCACGGTGATGCCTACAAGAGAAGCATTGGATATGGCTCGTCAGCAGGGTGTTGACCTTGTGGAGATTTCGCCTAATGCTAATCCTCCTGTGTGTCGTCTCATTGACTACTCTAAGTTCCTCTACCAGCAGAAGAAACGTGCAAAGGAAATGAAAGCCAAGCAGGTGAAGGTGGAGGTGAAGGAAATTCGTTTCGGACCTCAGACCGATGAGCATGACTATCAGTTTAAACTGAAGCACGCAAAGGAATTCCTTGAGGAAGGTAATAAGGTTCGTGCGTATGTGTTCTTCCGTGGTCGAAGCATCCTGTTTAAGGAACAAGGCGAGGTGCTGTTGCTGCGTTTCGCAAACGACTTGGAAGAAGTTGGTAAGGTTGAGTCAATGCCAAGCCTTGAAGGAAAGAAGATGTTCCTTTATCTGGCTCCTAAGAAAGCTGGTGTGGCAAAGAAGAGTCAGCAGGCTCGTGACCGTGAAGCTATTGAAGCAGAACAGAAGAGCCAGAAATCTCAGGCAGAGGTTGATGTGGAAACACCCGCAAATGGTGGGTTGTTTGCAAATGCCAAGATTAGTGCCGATGCACTGAAAAAGTTGACTGAGACTGACGAGTAA
- a CDS encoding nucleoside kinase — MYAMLQIRCKNNNVTKSFPEGTSLLDVYQEFADEIKLPFPVVSAKVNNASQGLKFRLYQNRDVEFLDAREGSGHRVYVRSLSFVLYKATQDLFPGSKLFIEHSLCRGYYCNFKKKDGSPLTDDDVEQIKLRMQEIIDMDMPFRRTEATNEEAIRVFADRGFSDKVKLLETSGHIYSDYYTLGDTVDYYYGPLVPSAGYLKIWGLERYEEGLLLRVPDWNNPNQLAEKVDQPKTFEMFAEKTRWDIIMRLSNAGDVNKAIMRGHASELIQVSEALQEKKIVKIAEEIERRFHREKDPVKLVLITGPSSSGKTTFCKRLSIQLLACGLRPVSFSTDDYFVNRVDTPKLPNGDYDFDNIETVEYSLLEDHLLRLMQGERVEIPEYNFVTGKREWNGKKLKLSNDTVLIIEGIHALNPLLTKKIPDALKYKIYISALTSISLDDHNWIPVRDNRLLRRIIRDYNKGAFTAQETIAQWKNVCEAEDKWIFPFQESADVMFNSALNIEFAVLRIHAELILASVPKNCPEYAEAHRLMKFIHFFLPVSDKEIPPTSIMREFVGGSSFKY, encoded by the coding sequence ATCTACGCTATGCTTCAAATACGCTGCAAGAACAACAACGTCACAAAGAGTTTCCCCGAGGGAACCTCGTTGCTCGACGTTTATCAGGAGTTTGCCGATGAAATCAAACTGCCCTTCCCCGTCGTTTCCGCAAAAGTTAACAACGCCTCACAAGGACTAAAATTCCGTCTCTATCAAAATCGCGACGTTGAGTTTTTGGATGCTCGCGAAGGCAGTGGTCATCGTGTGTATGTACGTTCATTGAGTTTTGTGCTCTATAAAGCGACACAAGACCTTTTTCCTGGCTCAAAACTCTTTATTGAGCATTCACTCTGCAGGGGCTACTATTGTAACTTCAAGAAGAAAGATGGTAGTCCACTGACCGATGATGACGTAGAACAGATTAAGCTACGCATGCAGGAAATCATTGACATGGACATGCCCTTCCGTCGTACGGAAGCCACCAACGAGGAAGCTATTCGCGTGTTTGCCGATCGAGGATTCTCTGACAAAGTAAAACTCCTGGAGACCAGCGGCCATATCTACTCCGACTATTACACACTGGGCGACACCGTAGACTATTACTATGGTCCCTTGGTGCCTTCAGCTGGTTATCTGAAGATATGGGGATTAGAGCGCTATGAAGAAGGTTTGCTGCTACGCGTTCCTGATTGGAACAATCCAAACCAGTTGGCCGAGAAAGTAGACCAGCCCAAAACCTTCGAGATGTTTGCTGAGAAGACACGCTGGGACATCATCATGCGACTGAGCAATGCTGGCGATGTGAACAAAGCCATTATGCGTGGCCACGCCTCGGAATTGATTCAAGTGTCTGAAGCCCTGCAAGAAAAGAAGATTGTTAAGATTGCTGAAGAGATTGAACGTCGGTTCCATCGTGAGAAGGACCCTGTAAAACTTGTACTCATCACAGGTCCTTCATCGTCGGGCAAGACCACTTTTTGTAAGCGTCTGAGCATTCAACTACTGGCTTGTGGCCTGCGCCCTGTATCATTCTCAACAGACGATTACTTTGTAAATCGCGTTGATACGCCCAAACTACCCAATGGCGATTACGATTTCGACAATATTGAGACCGTAGAGTATTCATTGTTGGAGGACCATCTACTGCGACTGATGCAAGGCGAGCGCGTAGAGATTCCTGAGTATAACTTTGTCACAGGCAAACGCGAATGGAATGGCAAGAAACTCAAGCTATCTAACGATACCGTACTGATTATTGAGGGTATCCACGCGTTGAACCCACTGCTCACAAAGAAGATTCCCGATGCCTTAAAGTATAAGATCTATATCTCGGCTCTTACCAGTATCTCGTTGGACGACCACAACTGGATACCCGTACGTGACAACCGTTTGCTGCGTCGCATCATCCGTGATTACAACAAAGGTGCGTTTACTGCCCAGGAAACCATTGCCCAATGGAAAAATGTGTGTGAAGCAGAAGACAAATGGATATTCCCCTTCCAGGAAAGTGCCGATGTGATGTTCAACTCAGCCCTCAACATTGAATTTGCCGTACTGCGCATCCACGCCGAACTCATCCTGGCTTCCGTTCCCAAGAACTGCCCTGAGTATGCCGAGGCCCATCGTCTGATGAAGTTCATTCACTTCTTCCTGCCCGTCAGCGACAAGGAGATTCCTCCCACATCTATCATGCGTGAGTTTGTGG
- the aroB gene encoding 3-dehydroquinate synthase has translation MEKQKVIISEALESELSKAIAMCSKDRLFILTDETTEQLCLPVIKNYSAIKDAEIITIEAGDTHKDLESISHVWGELQRKGATRHSLMINLGGGMVTDLGGFAASTFKRGISFINIPTTLLSMVDASVGGKTGINFGGLKNEIGVFNNANCVILDTIFLQTLDEENILSGYAEMLKHGLISTESHWAELMNFDIDKPDFKELGQLVAKSVQVKEHIVTEDPTEKGIRKALNLGHTVGHAFESLALQRKPVLHGYAVAWGLICELYLSVAKTGFPVDKMRQMTRYIFERYGRMPITCDDYPTLLELMTHDKKNTGNAINFTLLGGIGDIRINQTATKEEIEEALDFYREGC, from the coding sequence ATGGAGAAGCAGAAAGTCATCATCAGCGAGGCACTAGAGTCAGAGCTCAGTAAGGCCATTGCCATGTGCAGCAAAGATCGTCTATTCATTTTAACAGACGAGACCACCGAGCAATTATGCCTGCCCGTTATCAAGAACTATAGCGCCATCAAGGATGCCGAGATTATTACCATCGAAGCCGGCGACACACACAAAGATCTCGAGTCTATTAGTCATGTATGGGGCGAACTGCAACGAAAGGGTGCCACCCGTCACTCACTCATGATTAATTTAGGCGGTGGCATGGTCACTGACTTAGGTGGTTTTGCAGCCTCAACCTTCAAGCGTGGCATCTCCTTTATCAACATTCCCACTACCCTACTCTCAATGGTTGATGCATCCGTAGGTGGCAAAACGGGTATCAACTTCGGTGGGTTAAAGAATGAGATTGGCGTCTTTAACAATGCAAACTGCGTGATTCTCGACACCATTTTTCTCCAGACGCTTGACGAAGAGAACATACTCTCTGGCTATGCAGAGATGCTAAAGCATGGTCTCATTTCAACAGAATCACATTGGGCCGAGTTGATGAACTTTGACATTGACAAGCCTGACTTCAAAGAATTGGGACAGTTAGTAGCAAAAAGCGTGCAGGTAAAAGAACATATTGTTACTGAGGATCCAACAGAGAAGGGCATTCGAAAGGCATTAAACCTTGGACACACCGTAGGACACGCTTTCGAATCGCTAGCCCTGCAACGCAAGCCTGTCCTTCATGGTTATGCAGTGGCATGGGGATTAATCTGTGAACTTTATCTGAGTGTGGCAAAAACAGGATTCCCTGTTGACAAGATGCGACAGATGACGCGCTATATCTTTGAGCGTTATGGAAGAATGCCCATTACATGCGACGATTACCCCACGCTTTTGGAATTGATGACACACGACAAAAAGAACACAGGCAATGCCATCAATTTCACGTTACTTGGCGGCATTGGAGATATCCGCATTAACCAAACAGCAACAAAAGAAGAGATAGAAGAAGCATTAGATTTCTATCGCGAGGGTTGCTAA
- the rpmI gene encoding 50S ribosomal protein L35: MPKVKTNSGAKKRFSFTGTGKVKRHHAYHSHILTKKTKKQKRNLVGSTIVDQTNMKQVRDLLCLR; the protein is encoded by the coding sequence ATGCCAAAAGTAAAGACAAATTCCGGTGCCAAGAAGAGATTCTCATTCACCGGTACAGGTAAGGTTAAGAGACACCACGCTTACCACAGTCACATTCTGACTAAGAAGACTAAGAAGCAGAAGCGTAACTTGGTTGGTTCAACAATCGTTGATCAGACCAATATGAAGCAGGTTCGTGACCTGTTGTGTCTCCGTTAA
- the menB gene encoding 1,4-dihydroxy-2-naphthoyl-CoA synthase gives MAQREWKEIRKFEEILFEEYNGIAKITINRSRYRNAFTPKTTLELSQAFAMCRELQRIRVVLLTGAMSEVPEGKTLADVKHAFCSGGDMHVKGRGGYIDDEGVPRLSVLDVQMQIRRLPKPVIAMVNGYAIGGGHVLHLVCDLTIASENAIFGQTGPKVGSFDAGFGSSYLARIVGQKKAREIWFMCRQYSAKEAEEMGMVNKVVPIEQLEDECVNWAETMMERSPIALRMIKAGLNAELDGQAGIQQLAGDCTMLYYFLDEAQEGGKAFLEKRKPNFDQYPKIP, from the coding sequence ATGGCACAAAGAGAATGGAAAGAGATTCGTAAGTTCGAGGAGATCCTCTTCGAAGAGTATAATGGTATTGCGAAGATAACCATCAATCGCTCGCGCTACCGCAATGCTTTTACGCCAAAGACAACGCTGGAACTGAGTCAGGCTTTTGCTATGTGTCGTGAGTTGCAGCGCATTCGTGTGGTGCTGCTGACGGGCGCTATGAGTGAAGTGCCTGAGGGAAAAACACTGGCTGATGTGAAGCATGCTTTCTGTTCTGGTGGCGATATGCATGTGAAGGGGCGTGGTGGCTATATTGATGATGAGGGCGTGCCTCGTCTATCTGTGCTTGATGTACAGATGCAGATTCGTCGTCTGCCTAAGCCTGTTATTGCCATGGTGAACGGTTATGCCATTGGTGGTGGTCATGTGCTTCATCTTGTATGTGACCTGACCATTGCTTCTGAGAATGCCATCTTTGGACAAACGGGACCTAAAGTAGGTTCGTTTGATGCAGGCTTCGGCTCTTCGTATCTGGCTCGCATCGTGGGACAGAAGAAGGCGCGCGAAATCTGGTTCATGTGTCGACAGTACTCTGCTAAGGAGGCCGAGGAGATGGGCATGGTGAATAAGGTGGTGCCTATTGAACAACTGGAGGATGAGTGTGTGAACTGGGCGGAAACGATGATGGAGCGTTCGCCTATAGCACTGCGTATGATCAAGGCTGGACTGAATGCAGAGCTTGACGGACAGGCAGGTATTCAGCAACTGGCTGGCGATTGCACCATGCTTTATTACTTCTTGGACGAAGCGCAAGAGGGCGGTAAGGCATTCCTTGAAAAGCGTAAGCCTAATTTCGATCAGTATCCTAAGATTCCATGA